The DNA window ATTGAATCCACTACTTTTAAAATGGCATAAATCCCTACGCGGTTAGCAATGAATGCCGGCGTATCTTTACACAGTACTGTGGTTTTTCCAAGAAACTTGCTCCCAAATGACATGAGAAAATCAACAACCTCAGGATCAGACTGCGGTCCGGGAATAATTTCCAGAAGCTGAAGGTATCTCGGAGGGTTAAAAAAATGTGTGCCGGCAAAATTTTTCTGAAAATCCTCGGTTCTCCCCTCACACATTAAATGCATGGGAATTCCACTGGTGTTTGATGTAATCAAAGTGCCTTTTGCTCGAAATTTTTCAACACTTTCAAAAATCTTTTTCTTTATCTCTAGGTTTTCAACCACAACCTCAATGACCCAATCAGATTTCTCAATTTTTGACATGTCATCGTCGAAATTTCCTGTTTCAATTCGCGAGGCGAAATCCTTATGATAAATTGGTGAGGGATTTGATTTTAATGCAGTAATAAGAGAATCGTTTACAATTCTGTTTCTAACGTTTTTGTTCTCTAAATCAAGGCCCGCTTTTTTTTCTTTATCATTTAACTCTCTAGGAACCATGTCCAGGAGAAGGACTTGTACACCGATGTTAGCAAAATGACATGCAATTCTGGACCCCATAACACCAGATCCTAAAATGGCGACTTTCTTAATAATTCTTTTCATAATATTTATTGATCACGAAAAATATGATTGTTATCTATCAAATGGTTTATATTGTCTATGACTTCAAAAAAGGTGTCCAGCTTCTCTTTCGGAACAACTTCCTGTACAGCATGATTAAATTTTCTTATTGTTTTTTTGGAAATTTCTCGCTTTTCCTTTCCTAATTCAGTTAAGAATATTCGGGTTACGCGCCCATCTTCTTTATCGGCCATTCTTAAAATTAATCCGCGCTCTTCCATATTTTTAATCATTCGTGAAAGACTGTGAATCTCCATCCCGATCATCGGACCTATTTTAGTAGCAGGAGTACCATTTTCATCATCGATATTAATCAAAACATAACCC is part of the Hyphobacterium sp. CCMP332 genome and encodes:
- a CDS encoding MarR family transcriptional regulator, with translation MKAKETVDFNIKTAWHAIFRMYNNEASKHEITTSMGYVLINIDDENGTPATKIGPMIGMEIHSLSRMIKNMEERGLILRMADKEDGRVTRIFLTELGKEKREISKKTIRKFNHAVQEVVPKEKLDTFFEVIDNINHLIDNNHIFRDQ